The following proteins come from a genomic window of Paenibacillus swuensis:
- a CDS encoding HD-GYP domain-containing protein translates to MAVVAVNLLKSGEKLNQNVLTALGGTLLYKGKVLTLRDLEILKAFLIPSVSVSIDGKEERASSRTEITQNTAHQPLNPTLKFNEEYGIMINLLKKSINKANGGVGIPILDIRNQLETIIRYIEHYNILTYVPPKTTVLTEYMYHNAIMVALTSYQLAKWHGLQQKDLMQVALAGLFHDIGNIKLDESILNKPSKLTSDELEEMKKHTVNGYQILRSVAAINDGVKLAALQHHEKIDGSGYPQGLRDEKIHMYARIVAIADIFHAMTSRRAHQEAISPYLVLEQLFSESFGKLDPALVQTFIYKVTQFGNGTLVRLNDNRVGEIVFSDRTHPTRPWVKVDGIIINLITDRQYFIEEVIQS, encoded by the coding sequence TTGGCTGTTGTTGCGGTGAACCTGCTGAAATCCGGGGAAAAGTTAAATCAGAATGTGTTGACAGCTCTGGGTGGAACTCTTTTGTATAAAGGAAAAGTGCTTACGCTACGCGATCTAGAAATTCTTAAGGCTTTCTTGATTCCTTCAGTTTCAGTTTCTATCGATGGCAAAGAGGAGCGAGCTTCATCCAGAACAGAAATAACCCAGAACACGGCGCATCAACCGCTAAATCCAACGCTCAAGTTCAATGAAGAGTATGGAATAATGATCAATCTGTTAAAGAAATCGATTAACAAGGCTAATGGCGGCGTAGGTATCCCTATTTTGGATATTCGGAATCAACTAGAAACGATCATTCGCTACATAGAACATTATAATATCCTTACCTATGTCCCGCCTAAAACTACAGTTCTAACGGAATATATGTATCATAACGCGATTATGGTTGCTCTAACTTCATATCAACTGGCCAAATGGCACGGGCTGCAACAAAAAGACTTAATGCAGGTGGCCTTAGCGGGGCTTTTTCATGATATAGGGAATATTAAGCTCGATGAAAGTATTCTAAATAAACCTTCAAAGTTAACATCCGATGAGCTCGAAGAGATGAAGAAACACACAGTGAACGGATATCAGATCCTTAGAAGCGTGGCTGCGATTAACGATGGTGTTAAACTTGCGGCATTGCAGCATCATGAGAAGATCGACGGCTCAGGGTATCCTCAAGGGCTACGTGATGAGAAAATTCATATGTATGCCAGGATAGTAGCAATAGCTGATATATTCCATGCCATGACAAGCAGGAGGGCTCATCAGGAAGCCATCTCGCCTTACTTGGTCCTGGAGCAGTTGTTTTCAGAGTCATTCGGGAAATTGGATCCGGCGCTAGTCCAAACGTTTATTTACAAGGTAACTCAGTTTGGGAACGGCACTTTGGTAAGGTTGAATGATAACCGGGTTGGAGAAATTGTGTTTTCTGACAGGACGCATCCAACAAGACCTTGGGTCAAAGTAGACGGAATAATTATTAACTTAATCACAGACCGGCAGTACTTTATTGAGGAAGTTATACAATCATAG
- the gyrA gene encoding DNA gyrase subunit A: protein MAEEIHSSIRDRDISTEMRDSFMDYAMSIIVSRALPDVRDGLKPVHRRILFAMSELGMSPDKPYKKSARIVGEVIGKYHPHGDSAVYESMVRMAQDFSMRYMLIDGHGNFGSIDGDFAAAMRYTEARLSKIAMELLRDINKETIDFNPNYDGEESEPAVLPARYPNLLVNGVSGIAVGMATNIPPHNLGEVIDGVQALIKNPDITPLELMEYIKGPDFPTAGYILGREGIRQAYQTGRGSVTMRAKAEIEEGNTKARIVVHELPYQVIKARLVEKIAELVREKKIDGITDLRDESDRNGMRIVIELRRDVNPNVVLNNLYKQTSMQSNFGINMLALVNREPRVLNLKDALYYYLQHQIEVIRRRTEFELRKAEARAHILEGLRIALDHLDEVIALIRASQTTEQAREGLISRFQLSLEQAQAILDMRLQRLTGLEREKIEAEYAELLKKIAEFKAILGDEQLVLDIISTEMNEIREKFADPRRSEITVGEESILDEDLIPQEEVVVTVTHSGYVKRLPVTTYRSQRRGGRGVVGMDTKENDFVEHLFVTNSHNYLLFFTDKGKVYRIKAYEIPDLSRTARGTPIINLIEIEQGEKVSAVIPVDKMSEDLYLFFATQCGIVKKTPLDDYSNIRKGGLIAINLREEDSLVGVKLTDGTKEIVMGTSDGMSIRFPETDVRAMGRSATGVKGITLSENDIVIDMDIIEETNDILIVTTKGYGKRTPISEYRTQSRGGKGIKTLNVTTKNGLVVSLKVVKNDEDLMIITASGTLIRMDMAGISTMGRNTQGVRLINIKEDDEVATLTRVEKSEELDLNEDGMEEEFED from the coding sequence ATGGCGGAAGAAATACATTCCTCGATTAGAGATAGAGATATCAGCACAGAAATGCGCGATTCGTTCATGGACTACGCGATGAGCATCATTGTAAGCCGTGCCCTGCCGGATGTCAGAGATGGTTTGAAGCCCGTTCATAGAAGAATTCTGTTCGCTATGTCGGAACTCGGTATGTCTCCGGATAAACCTTATAAGAAATCCGCAAGGATTGTAGGCGAAGTTATCGGTAAATACCATCCGCACGGTGATTCAGCCGTATATGAATCTATGGTTCGGATGGCGCAGGATTTCTCGATGCGTTATATGCTGATAGATGGTCACGGGAACTTTGGTTCCATTGACGGAGACTTTGCGGCAGCCATGCGTTATACAGAAGCAAGGTTGTCCAAGATTGCCATGGAGCTGCTTCGTGACATTAACAAAGAAACGATTGATTTCAACCCGAACTATGACGGAGAAGAATCCGAGCCTGCTGTATTGCCGGCGCGTTATCCCAACCTGTTAGTAAACGGTGTATCCGGCATCGCGGTGGGAATGGCAACGAACATTCCTCCGCATAACCTGGGTGAAGTCATTGACGGTGTACAAGCTTTAATTAAGAATCCGGACATTACTCCTCTTGAGTTGATGGAGTATATCAAAGGTCCGGATTTCCCGACAGCGGGTTATATTCTTGGTCGCGAAGGTATTCGTCAGGCGTACCAAACAGGACGCGGATCTGTTACGATGCGCGCCAAGGCTGAGATTGAAGAAGGTAACACCAAGGCTCGCATCGTTGTCCACGAATTGCCATATCAAGTTATCAAAGCTCGTCTCGTTGAGAAGATTGCTGAACTGGTTCGTGAGAAGAAAATCGATGGTATTACAGATCTGCGTGATGAGTCTGACCGTAACGGTATGCGTATCGTTATTGAGCTAAGACGGGATGTAAATCCTAATGTAGTCCTCAATAATTTGTATAAACAAACGTCAATGCAATCGAATTTCGGTATCAACATGCTGGCTCTAGTCAATCGCGAACCGCGTGTATTGAATCTGAAAGATGCTCTGTACTATTATTTACAACATCAGATTGAAGTTATTCGGCGACGTACCGAATTTGAACTGCGTAAAGCGGAAGCCCGTGCCCATATTCTCGAGGGATTGCGTATAGCCCTTGATCATTTGGATGAAGTCATCGCCTTGATTCGCGCATCGCAAACTACAGAGCAAGCCCGCGAGGGATTAATTTCTCGGTTCCAGTTAAGCCTGGAGCAAGCTCAAGCCATACTGGATATGCGGCTGCAACGTCTTACCGGTTTGGAGCGCGAGAAGATTGAGGCGGAGTATGCCGAGTTATTGAAGAAAATCGCTGAATTTAAAGCCATTCTGGGAGATGAGCAATTGGTATTGGATATCATCTCAACAGAAATGAATGAAATTCGGGAGAAATTCGCGGATCCGCGCCGTTCCGAGATTACGGTCGGTGAAGAAAGCATTCTTGACGAGGATCTTATTCCGCAAGAAGAGGTTGTCGTTACAGTAACACATAGCGGATATGTTAAACGTCTGCCGGTTACTACCTATCGCAGCCAAAGACGCGGAGGTCGCGGTGTTGTAGGAATGGATACTAAAGAGAATGATTTCGTCGAACATCTGTTCGTTACCAATTCTCATAACTATTTATTGTTCTTTACCGATAAAGGTAAAGTATACCGCATTAAAGCTTATGAGATTCCTGATTTAAGCCGTACGGCAAGGGGAACTCCGATTATCAACCTGATTGAAATCGAGCAGGGCGAAAAAGTCAGCGCCGTCATTCCTGTAGATAAGATGTCAGAGGATTTGTATCTTTTCTTCGCCACACAATGCGGTATTGTGAAGAAGACACCATTGGACGATTACTCCAACATTCGCAAAGGCGGTCTGATTGCCATTAATTTGCGCGAAGAGGATTCCTTGGTGGGCGTGAAGTTGACCGACGGGACTAAGGAAATCGTCATGGGTACGAGCGACGGAATGTCCATTCGCTTTCCTGAAACGGATGTTCGCGCCATGGGACGTTCCGCAACCGGCGTTAAAGGTATTACCTTAAGTGAGAATGATATAGTAATCGATATGGATATTATCGAGGAAACTAATGATATTCTTATTGTGACAACCAAGGGATACGGCAAGCGCACACCGATTTCGGAGTACAGAACCCAATCCCGCGGCGGTAAAGGGATCAAAACCCTGAATGTTACCACAAAGAACGGTCTTGTCGTAAGTCTTAAAGTTGTGAAGAACGATGAGGATCTTATGATTATCACCGCTTCAGGAACCTTGATTCGTATGGACATGGCTGGAATCTCCACTATGGGCCGTAACACTCAAGGTGTCCGCCTGATTAACATTAAAGAAGATGATGAAGTAGCAACATTGACTCGAGTCGAGAAGAGTGAAGAGTTGGATTTGAATGAAGACGGTATGGAAGAAGAGTTTGAAGATTAA
- the gyrB gene encoding DNA topoisomerase (ATP-hydrolyzing) subunit B, giving the protein MSLEQQNSYDESQIQVLEGLEAVRKRPGMYIGSTSGRGLHHLVWEVVDNSIDEALAGYCTKIDVTVHQDNSVTVTDNGRGIPVGEHAKMKRPALEVVLTVLHAGGKFGGEESGYKVSGGLHGVGVSVVNALSSNLNVIVKREGKIHQQEYRRGAPQYDLKVIGETADTGTSITFVPDSEIFTETTEYDYDILQSRIRELAFLNGGIEITLTDERTDVSNTFKYDGGIVSFVEYLNRNREAVHQTPIYVQGKKDHIHVEVALQYNDGYSENIYSFANNINTHEGGTHESGFKSALTRIINDYARKQGVIKDSNSNLSGDDVREGITAIISVKIPEPQFEGQTKTKLGNSEVRGIVESFFAEKFQEFLDENPAVSKKIIEKGLQASRAREAARKARELTRRKSALEVSSLPGKLADCSSKDASVSEIFIVEGDSAGGSAKQGRDRHFQAILPLKGKILNVEKARLDKILSNLEIRAMITALGTGIGDDFDINKARYHKIVIMTDADVDGAHIRTLILTFFYRYMKKIIEAGYVYIAQPPLFKIERNKTIRYADSEKMRDSIIAEFGEGAKVNVQRYKGLGEMNATQLWETTMDPESRTMLQVSIQDAIDADLIFDTLMGDNVEPRREFIQQHAKYVKYLDI; this is encoded by the coding sequence ATGTCTTTGGAACAACAGAATTCGTACGATGAGAGTCAGATCCAGGTCCTGGAGGGTCTTGAGGCCGTTCGGAAGAGACCGGGTATGTATATCGGTTCTACCAGCGGAAGAGGTCTTCATCATCTGGTATGGGAAGTCGTGGATAACAGTATCGATGAGGCCTTGGCTGGGTATTGCACCAAGATTGATGTTACTGTACATCAAGATAACAGCGTCACCGTCACCGATAACGGCCGCGGTATTCCCGTGGGTGAGCATGCGAAAATGAAACGACCAGCGTTAGAAGTTGTTCTGACCGTTCTGCATGCGGGGGGGAAATTCGGCGGTGAAGAGTCAGGATATAAGGTTTCCGGTGGTCTTCACGGGGTAGGTGTCTCTGTTGTTAACGCTTTGTCTTCGAATCTTAACGTTATCGTTAAACGCGAAGGGAAAATTCATCAACAGGAATATCGCCGCGGAGCGCCGCAATATGATTTGAAGGTAATCGGAGAGACCGCTGATACCGGAACATCCATTACTTTCGTACCGGATTCCGAAATTTTCACAGAGACGACAGAGTATGATTATGATATTTTGCAATCCAGAATTCGTGAGCTTGCTTTCTTAAACGGCGGTATTGAGATTACATTGACCGATGAACGTACTGATGTGAGCAATACGTTTAAGTACGACGGAGGAATTGTTTCTTTCGTTGAATATTTGAACCGTAACCGTGAAGCGGTCCACCAAACCCCGATTTACGTGCAAGGTAAGAAAGATCACATTCACGTAGAGGTTGCTTTGCAATATAACGACGGTTACAGCGAGAACATTTACTCCTTCGCCAATAATATCAACACACATGAAGGCGGAACGCATGAATCCGGATTCAAGAGCGCTTTAACACGGATTATCAATGATTACGCCCGGAAACAGGGCGTCATTAAAGACAGTAACTCCAATCTTTCCGGCGATGATGTCCGTGAGGGGATTACGGCTATCATATCCGTCAAGATCCCGGAACCTCAGTTTGAAGGACAGACGAAGACGAAGCTGGGTAACAGTGAAGTCCGCGGGATTGTAGAATCCTTCTTCGCCGAGAAGTTCCAGGAGTTCCTGGACGAGAACCCGGCCGTATCCAAGAAGATTATCGAGAAAGGTTTACAGGCCTCCCGGGCACGGGAAGCTGCCCGCAAAGCCCGCGAATTAACTCGACGCAAGAGCGCGCTGGAAGTCAGTTCCTTACCTGGTAAACTTGCCGATTGTTCTTCCAAGGACGCTTCGGTCAGCGAAATCTTTATCGTCGAAGGTGATTCGGCCGGCGGTTCCGCCAAGCAAGGCCGTGATCGTCACTTCCAGGCAATTCTACCCTTGAAAGGGAAAATCCTGAATGTAGAGAAGGCCAGATTGGACAAGATACTGTCTAATCTTGAGATACGTGCGATGATTACAGCGCTCGGTACGGGAATTGGTGATGATTTCGACATTAACAAAGCGCGTTATCACAAGATCGTTATTATGACAGATGCGGATGTGGATGGAGCTCATATTCGCACTTTGATATTGACGTTCTTCTACCGCTACATGAAGAAGATTATTGAAGCAGGTTATGTATATATCGCTCAACCTCCCCTGTTTAAGATTGAGCGGAACAAGACGATCCGTTATGCGGATAGCGAGAAGATGCGCGATTCAATCATTGCTGAATTTGGAGAAGGCGCTAAAGTTAATGTCCAGCGCTACAAAGGACTGGGCGAGATGAACGCGACACAGTTGTGGGAAACTACAATGGACCCGGAAAGCCGGACCATGTTGCAGGTTTCGATCCAGGATGCAATAGACGCGGATTTGATCTTCGACACTTTAATGGGTGACAACGTTGAACCGCGACGTGAATTTATACAGCAGCATGCTAAATATGTGAAATACTTGGATATTTAA
- the remB gene encoding extracellular matrix regulator RemB: MFIHLGGEKIIRSSELIAIFDIMIESSSKISKQFIDFAESNKQMETIGEEEAKSIVVTHDRVYYSPISSTTLKKRANQFITM; encoded by the coding sequence GTGTTTATCCATTTGGGCGGCGAAAAGATCATTCGTTCTTCGGAACTAATCGCTATTTTTGACATTATGATCGAGAGTTCCTCGAAAATCTCCAAGCAGTTTATTGATTTTGCCGAAAGCAACAAACAGATGGAAACCATCGGTGAAGAGGAAGCGAAGTCAATCGTGGTTACGCATGACAGAGTGTATTACTCACCTATTTCATCCACTACGCTGAAGAAGCGAGCCAATCAATTCATTACGATGTAG
- the recF gene encoding DNA replication/repair protein RecF (All proteins in this family for which functions are known are DNA-binding proteins that assist the filamentation of RecA onto DNA for the initiation of recombination or recombinational repair.), translating into MFLKRMALQHYRNYDNVQIETDANVNIFIGPNAQGKTNLLEAIFVMALTKSHRTSKDKELISWNGSAAQLHSEIEKKYGAVTLDLSISALGKKAKINGLEQRKLSNFIGALNVVMFAPEDLEIVKGAPGIRRRFLDMEIGQVQPAYLHDLSQYHKILLQRNNALKAMNPGGASNQALMDVWNEQLVSYGTKIMKKRQNFINKLQIWAERIHSGITGGTEQIRIDYAPSFGSKDIGDETIVFEQFMLKLSQVKDQEFRRGMTLVGPHRDDLVFSINGKDVQTFGSQGQQRTTALSLKLAEIELIREEVGEYPILLLDDVLSELDQSRQTQLIETFQNKVQTFITTTGIESVNLNKLKAAKIFQVRDGSIMQ; encoded by the coding sequence ATGTTTCTTAAACGAATGGCCTTACAGCATTATCGCAATTATGATAACGTGCAGATTGAAACAGACGCGAATGTGAATATATTTATCGGGCCTAACGCGCAGGGGAAAACAAACCTTCTCGAAGCTATTTTCGTGATGGCTTTAACAAAATCCCACCGCACCTCCAAGGATAAGGAACTCATTTCCTGGAACGGTTCCGCTGCGCAGCTGCACAGTGAAATAGAGAAGAAGTATGGAGCTGTTACGTTGGATTTATCCATATCCGCTCTGGGGAAGAAAGCCAAGATTAACGGGTTGGAACAGAGAAAATTGAGCAATTTTATCGGAGCTTTGAATGTGGTTATGTTTGCTCCGGAAGATTTAGAGATTGTCAAAGGCGCCCCCGGTATCCGGAGACGCTTTCTTGATATGGAAATCGGACAAGTTCAGCCTGCCTATCTCCATGATCTGTCGCAATATCATAAGATTTTGTTGCAGCGCAACAATGCGCTTAAAGCCATGAATCCCGGCGGAGCTTCTAATCAGGCGCTTATGGACGTGTGGAATGAACAATTGGTGTCCTACGGTACTAAAATTATGAAAAAGCGTCAAAACTTTATAAATAAGCTGCAGATATGGGCAGAACGAATTCATTCAGGAATAACCGGAGGAACAGAACAAATCCGCATTGACTACGCGCCCTCCTTCGGAAGTAAGGACATTGGAGACGAAACTATTGTTTTTGAACAATTTATGTTAAAATTATCACAAGTGAAAGATCAGGAATTCAGGCGCGGTATGACTCTTGTGGGTCCGCACCGGGACGATCTCGTCTTCTCGATTAACGGAAAAGACGTGCAGACCTTCGGTTCTCAGGGACAGCAGCGAACAACCGCATTATCGCTTAAATTGGCAGAGATCGAATTAATCCGCGAGGAAGTGGGAGAATATCCGATTCTGCTTCTTGACGATGTGCTTTCGGAACTGGATCAGTCTAGACAGACTCAATTGATTGAGACATTCCAGAACAAAGTACAGACGTTCATTACCACAACCGGAATTGAGAGCGTAAACCTGAACAAGCTGAAAGCCGCGAAGATATTTCAAGTTCGCGACGGAAGCATTATGCAATAA
- the yaaA gene encoding S4 domain-containing protein YaaA, which yields MKSVGIKDEYITLGQFLKLADVISTGGQAKFFVQEETIHVNGEAENRRGRKLYPEDTVVVEGHGQYKVTRG from the coding sequence ATGAAGAGCGTTGGCATTAAAGACGAATATATTACCCTTGGACAATTTCTAAAGCTGGCTGATGTGATATCCACAGGTGGACAAGCTAAATTTTTTGTTCAGGAAGAAACTATCCATGTGAATGGAGAGGCTGAGAATCGCCGGGGCCGGAAGCTTTATCCCGAGGATACCGTTGTTGTTGAGGGGCATGGCCAGTACAAGGTGACACGAGGCTAA
- the dnaN gene encoding DNA polymerase III subunit beta, translating to MKLTILKNELNDAIGHVSKAISSRTTIPILTGIKIEATYQGLTLTASDTDISIQSFIPIDKDNETIIQVTKAGSIVLPAKFFIEIIKKLPSQNIEIEVNDSFQISIRSGSSDIQMVGMDPEEFPILPRIEENHVLSVPGDLLKTMVRQTGFAVSTNESTPVLTGILWKMAEGSLKLLATDRHRLATREAAIEADSDLNFNNIVISGKTLNELSKIIPDQNTLVDIVVADNQVLFKIDNVLFYSRILDGTYPDTSKIIPQVYKTELVLRTKAFTDAIDRAYLLSREEKTNIVKLITQDEKNVEISSSSSELGKFTEQLEVETMTGEELKISFNSKYMLDVLKVIDSEFIHIGFTGAMSPIIIKPNDHVNSLYLILPYRTTN from the coding sequence ATGAAATTGACGATATTAAAAAATGAATTAAACGATGCCATCGGGCATGTATCCAAAGCGATTTCTAGCCGTACCACGATACCCATTCTTACAGGAATTAAGATTGAGGCAACATATCAAGGCTTAACCTTAACCGCAAGCGATACCGACATATCCATCCAGAGTTTTATTCCGATAGATAAAGATAACGAAACCATTATTCAAGTTACTAAAGCGGGCAGCATTGTTCTTCCTGCTAAATTTTTCATTGAAATCATCAAAAAACTGCCTTCCCAAAATATTGAGATCGAGGTAAACGACTCTTTCCAAATCTCCATTCGGTCCGGTTCCTCTGATATCCAAATGGTCGGCATGGATCCCGAAGAGTTTCCGATTCTTCCGCGTATTGAAGAAAACCATGTGTTAAGCGTTCCTGGTGATTTACTAAAAACGATGGTCAGACAAACCGGATTTGCCGTCTCAACTAATGAATCCACACCTGTACTGACTGGTATCCTGTGGAAAATGGCTGAAGGCTCCCTTAAACTTTTGGCTACAGACCGTCACCGTTTAGCTACTCGTGAAGCTGCTATCGAAGCCGATTCAGACCTTAACTTTAATAACATTGTTATTTCAGGGAAAACTTTGAATGAGCTCAGTAAAATTATCCCGGATCAAAATACGTTAGTAGATATCGTCGTTGCAGACAACCAGGTTCTGTTCAAAATAGACAACGTTCTGTTCTATTCCCGTATTCTTGACGGAACCTATCCGGATACTTCCAAGATTATTCCGCAAGTGTACAAAACAGAACTCGTCTTAAGAACTAAAGCGTTCACGGATGCCATTGACCGTGCTTACTTGCTGTCCAGAGAAGAGAAAACCAATATTGTTAAGCTCATTACCCAAGACGAGAAGAATGTTGAGATTTCATCAAGCTCATCCGAACTAGGCAAGTTTACAGAGCAGCTTGAAGTGGAAACCATGACAGGCGAGGAACTAAAAATCTCGTTTAACTCTAAATATATGCTGGATGTATTAAAAGTAATCGACAGCGAATTTATACACATCGGATTTACCGGCGCCATGAGTCCGATCATTATTAAACCGAATGACCATGTAAACAGTCTCTACCTAATCCTTCCATACCGGACAACGAACTAA
- the dnaA gene encoding chromosomal replication initiator protein DnaA, producing the protein MEGQKNDLWQQVLSVIQTKLSKPSFDTWLKSTKAKVFNETTLIICAPNTFAREWLESRYTKLVKSTVQEYMGYKVDVKFVIEENSPEDVETSMPPVIQPTSPIVHEEGFNHMLNPKYTFDTFVIGSGNRFAHAASLAVAEAPAKAYNPLFLYGGVGLGKTHLMHAIGHYIIDNNPKSRVLYISSEKFTNEFINAIRDNRGESFRNKYRNIDILLIDDIQFLAGKEQTQEEFFHTFNALHEERKQIIISSDRPPKEIPTLEERLRSRFEWGLITDIQPPDLETRIAILRKKAKAENLDIPNEAMMYIANQIDSNIRELEGALIRVVAYSSLINEDVTSHLAAEALKDIIPSSRPKAITILDIQQKVSEFYGMKLEEFKARKRTKAVAFPRQVAMYLSRELTDFSLPRIGEAFGGRDHTTVIHAHDKIAMAMKQDQELFKIINNITEKIKNSS; encoded by the coding sequence GTGGAAGGCCAGAAGAATGACTTATGGCAGCAGGTGTTGTCTGTCATCCAGACAAAGCTTAGCAAACCCAGCTTTGATACATGGTTGAAATCAACAAAAGCAAAGGTATTTAACGAAACGACGCTTATTATTTGTGCGCCGAATACTTTTGCGAGAGAGTGGCTAGAAAGCCGATATACGAAGCTTGTGAAATCTACCGTCCAGGAATACATGGGTTATAAGGTAGACGTGAAGTTTGTTATAGAAGAGAACAGTCCCGAGGATGTGGAAACCTCCATGCCTCCGGTCATACAGCCGACTTCGCCGATCGTTCATGAGGAAGGCTTCAACCATATGTTGAATCCCAAATACACATTCGACACTTTCGTCATCGGCTCCGGCAACCGTTTTGCCCATGCCGCTTCGCTGGCTGTTGCGGAGGCACCGGCTAAAGCCTACAACCCTTTATTTCTATATGGGGGTGTAGGTCTTGGAAAGACTCATTTAATGCATGCGATCGGACATTACATTATCGACAATAACCCGAAGAGCCGGGTTTTATATATCTCCTCAGAGAAATTCACCAACGAATTTATCAATGCCATTCGAGATAACCGCGGGGAAAGCTTCCGTAATAAATACCGAAATATTGATATTTTGCTCATCGATGATATTCAATTCCTGGCCGGCAAAGAGCAGACGCAAGAGGAATTCTTTCATACTTTTAATGCTCTCCATGAAGAACGCAAACAGATTATTATTTCAAGCGACCGGCCTCCTAAAGAAATTCCCACACTCGAGGAACGGCTGAGATCCAGGTTTGAATGGGGCCTGATTACCGATATTCAACCCCCTGATTTGGAAACACGGATCGCTATTCTTCGGAAGAAAGCCAAAGCGGAGAATCTGGACATTCCGAATGAAGCGATGATGTATATCGCCAATCAGATTGATTCCAATATTCGCGAGTTGGAAGGCGCGTTGATTCGGGTTGTAGCTTACTCTTCTCTGATTAATGAGGATGTAACGTCTCACCTGGCTGCGGAAGCCTTGAAAGATATTATTCCTTCCAGCCGTCCTAAAGCTATTACTATTCTTGATATCCAACAAAAGGTTTCTGAGTTTTACGGTATGAAACTTGAGGAATTTAAAGCACGGAAACGTACGAAAGCCGTAGCTTTTCCCCGTCAAGTAGCCATGTATCTTTCGAGGGAACTTACCGATTTTTCTTTACCGCGGATTGGTGAAGCATTCGGTGGCCGGGATCACACTACGGTCATCCATGCTCATGACAAAATTGCTATGGCGATGAAGCAGGATCAGGAACTGTTCAAAATTATTAACAACATTACCGAGAAGATCAAAAATTCTTCTTAA
- the rpmH gene encoding 50S ribosomal protein L34, whose translation MRPTFKPNVSKRAKVHGFRKRMSTKNGRKVLAARRQKGRKVISA comes from the coding sequence ATGAGACCTACTTTTAAACCGAATGTAAGCAAACGCGCTAAGGTTCATGGTTTCCGTAAAAGAATGAGCACGAAGAATGGCCGTAAGGTTCTTGCTGCTCGTCGTCAAAAAGGCAGAAAAGTTATCAGCGCTTAA
- the rnpA gene encoding ribonuclease P protein component has translation MQKEMRLTRKEDFNKVYRYGTSFANHQLVVYMLPQKSVETVRVGISVSKKIGNAVIRNRMRRLIKEITRHHEEALKPHYDLVFIVRKPAVDMEYAQLEKSLLHVLRKASLLKPRGRTT, from the coding sequence GTGCAGAAAGAAATGCGTCTGACCCGTAAAGAAGATTTCAACAAAGTGTACCGATACGGAACTTCCTTTGCGAATCACCAACTAGTGGTCTATATGTTGCCGCAGAAGTCGGTTGAAACCGTCAGAGTTGGGATCTCGGTTAGTAAGAAGATCGGCAATGCCGTCATCCGTAATCGCATGCGCCGTTTAATTAAAGAAATAACAAGACATCATGAAGAAGCATTAAAACCGCATTATGATCTTGTTTTCATCGTCCGAAAACCGGCGGTGGACATGGAATATGCACAGTTGGAGAAAAGTCTGCTTCACGTCCTTCGGAAAGCATCCCTTCTTAAACCTCGGGGTCGAACTACATAA